A segment of the Candidatus Eisenbacteria bacterium genome:
GCACGGCGCCTGGGTCGCGTTTGCGAGCCGAGGGAACCCCGGATGGCCGAAGTACGAGCTGCAGCGCAGGGCGACCATGCGGTTCGACAAGACCTCGGAAGTCGTGAACGATCCCCGATCCACCGAACGGGCACTGTGGGAGGGGGTGCGCTAGCCTCGCACCGATGGAGATCGGAGGACGCTCGAGCGCGCGCAATCTGGTGATCTTCACCGCAGCACGTAGAGCACCCAGGGGGCGATCGTCGTCTCGCTCACCCAAGAGTACGGCTCGGTCGATTTGCCCAACGGTCGATGGACCTGAATGGGCACGACTTCCGCGCGCCGGTAGACCTCCAGCCAGTCCTCGTGGGTCCACAAGATGTCCTCGACCGGACGGCGATCCGGAACGTCGAGCATGACGATGCGCACCCTCTCGCCGCTTCGAGCGGTCCGGTTCTCGGGGAAATCCTTGGTGGAGAACGATGTCCACTCGTGCAGATAGATCTCGGGTGCGGAGACGAGATTGACGATTCGGCCATCCGGCTTCAGCAGACGTCTGAGAGACCGAATCAAAGCGACCTTCTTCTCCATGGTGGGGACGTTGTCGAACGTGAAGGCGGACAACACGACGTCGTATGCCGCGGCGTCGAGGCTGCCAAAGTCGCCGCCCGGTACCAGCCGGT
Coding sequences within it:
- a CDS encoding class I SAM-dependent methyltransferase, whose translation is MNEDFSNVYEDPRRADSYATLEYPGTYYLAFRDLPAILRAEVRGTRALDFGCGTGRSTRFLRGLGFEVVGVDIAAHMLERARARDPQGDYRLVPGGDFGSLDAAAYDVVLSAFTFDNVPTMEKKVALIRSLRRLLKPDGRIVNLVSAPEIYLHEWTSFSTKDFPENRTARSGERVRIVMLDVPDRRPVEDILWTHEDWLEVYRRAEVVPIQVHRPLGKSTEPYSWVSETTIAPWVLYVLR